In Raphanus sativus cultivar WK10039 chromosome 5, ASM80110v3, whole genome shotgun sequence, the following proteins share a genomic window:
- the LOC108837684 gene encoding uncharacterized protein LOC108837684, producing MSPPTSSKYSEAKIGVFWDVKECPIPTGLDPSSVYQNIKSALAKKGYHGEVTITPYCDRNQFPDGPDDFESAGMKLVPAGDGTERYRTMSHEICFWLCLDRGDEYTNLMVISGDNMDFLDALELFKRKSPVNVLLAQPEKAWRWCPKCRKPLEDLVAESGEWFWESLAAGGDSITETQREELLGNKKEEDDTDCC from the exons ATGTCTCCTCCGACAAGCAGCAAATACTCTG AGGCTAAGATAGGTGTGTTCTGGGACGTGAAGGAATGTCCGATCCCTACTGGTCTCGACCCTAGTTCGGTCTATCAGAACATCAAGTCAGCTCTTGCTAAAAAGGGCTACCATGGTGAGGTGACAATCACTCCTTACTGTGATAGGAACCAGTTCCCAGACGGACCAGATGATTTCGAGTCTGCCGGAATGAAGCTCGTACCCGCAG GAGATGGAACAGAGAGATACAGAACGATGTCGCATGAGATTTGTTTCTGGTTGTGTTTGGACCGTGGAGATGAATACACAAACTTGATGGTCATCTCTGGGGACAACATGGATTTTCTCGACGCTCTCGAGTTGTTTAAACGGAAAAGTCCCGTCAACGTCCTCTTAGCTCAGCCTGAGAAGGCGTGGAGATGGTGTCCCAAGTGCAGGAAGCCTTTGGAAGATCTTGTGGCTGAAAGTGGTGAATGGTTTTGGGAAAGTTTGGCAGCTGGAGGAGACTCTATCACCGAAACCCAAAGAGAAGAGCTTCTCGGTAACAAGAAAGAGGAGGATGACACAGATTGTTGTTGA
- the LOC108859564 gene encoding uncharacterized protein LOC108859564: MSPPTTSSKYSEAKTGVFWDVTDCPIPTGLDPGSIHQNIELALAKKGYHGEVTITPYCDKNQFPDGPDDFESAGMKLIPTGDKHMRLRKMVQEFTRWVLNEGLSNFMVISRNGMELARALQSLKRNGHNIFFAHPQHGPIQTRSYDLATELWVWETLAAGGDPIVKTKRDAEVSNKEDDV, from the exons ATGTCTCCTCCTACGACAAGCAGCAAATACTCTG AGGCTAAGACAGGCGTGTTCTGGGACGTGACGGATTGTCCAATCCCTACTGGTCTCGACCCTGGTTCGATCCATCAGAACATCGAGTTAGCTCTTGCTAAAAAGGGTTATCATGGTGAGGTGACAATCACGCCTTACTGTGATAAGAACCAGTTCCCAGACGGACCAGATGACTTTGAGTCTGCCGGAATGAAGCTCATACCCACAG GAGATAAGCACATGAGACTTAGGAAGATGGTGCAAGAGTTCACAAGGTGGGTATTGAATGAAGGATTGTCCAACTTTATGGTAATCTCACGGAACGGTATGGAGTTAGCTAGGGCTCTCCAGTCTTTAAAAAGGAATGGTCACAACATCTTCTTTGCTCATCCTCAACACGGTCCCATCCAAACTAGGTCTTACGATCTTGCCACCGAGCTATGGGTTTGGGAGACCCTAGCTGCCGGAGGAGACCCCATCGTCAAAACAAAAAGAGATGCAGAAGTGAGCAACAAGGAGGATGATGTTTAA